One genomic window of Pseudomonas chlororaphis subsp. piscium includes the following:
- a CDS encoding LuxR C-terminal-related transcriptional regulator — MTDLSRIQGPAGALIAAPEGRFYRPPLPDGYVLRPRLCERLSAGLNGRLLLVSAPAGFGKSSLAVEFCQSLPPHWRSLWLGLSRRDSDPGRFLERLLEGLQQYFAQLGSQSLGLLKMRQRHQPFAFEEWLDGLLDELATHLSSASPLLLVLDDYHLAQGPVLDRCLQFFLNHLPDGLLVLVTSRQRPDWHLARLRLSRQLLELHEQDLRLTYDESLTLLDRHSSSLRGEALESLILRSEGWVAGLRFWLLAASEAGSSGALPQSLNGGEGLIRDYLLEEVIDCLPAEVQSFLYDTAPQERFCSELCDALRESHDSAEILRYLLAHQVFLVPLDEQGHWYRYHHLFSDLLRTRPTANAVLPPASLHLRACRWFNAQGLLDEAVEQALRAGHLDVAANLVQNLSEEQLLAEQNVGMLLRWKMDLPDSLLISTPRLIVLYSWALGLACQLDAAEELASHLSRFLPAPSATAQKSMLAQWLALSGIVARGRGNRELTLLYCTEALETLPQKRYGQRLVCLSTLSNLAIADGDLWRARGLNRESLELAQRVGNPLFEALAHYDRARVLQARGEILRALDEVRQGLQRLYGLSTQRLYAVRARLTLYEGYLLMLRCQPETGLARLRAGLVEARACRDISVLIGHCVIANLEGHNGEFAKAFAELAEAERLMHIWDVPPIYYLAMITLVKCELWLAQGRTDLAQAWLARLGQTYTGDQAAAAPEFHPQLPLHIELQQALLDSIQGAPALAEQRLDKLVEHGRESGRQMLNVMALNQKVALLLAQGRDPEARQAFAQALEAAVGGALQPFEWAVRAHPAWVREQLQQGPATPLRQTLLERLPAAVAREPLEQHHGEALSSRELAVLQLIAQGCSNQEISDQLFISLHTVKTHASHINSKLGVERRTQAVARAQELGLLG, encoded by the coding sequence ATGACTGATCTGTCCCGTATCCAGGGGCCTGCCGGTGCGCTCATTGCCGCGCCGGAAGGGCGCTTCTACCGACCACCCTTGCCCGACGGCTACGTACTGCGGCCGCGTCTGTGCGAGCGCTTGAGCGCAGGCCTCAATGGCCGGTTGCTGTTGGTCAGCGCACCGGCCGGTTTTGGCAAGAGTTCGCTGGCGGTGGAGTTCTGCCAGAGCCTGCCGCCGCACTGGCGCAGCCTGTGGCTGGGGCTCAGTCGTCGGGACAGCGATCCGGGTCGTTTTCTCGAACGCCTGCTCGAGGGGCTGCAACAATATTTCGCCCAGTTGGGCAGCCAATCCCTCGGGCTGCTGAAGATGCGCCAGCGCCACCAGCCCTTCGCCTTCGAGGAGTGGTTGGACGGCCTGCTCGATGAATTGGCGACCCACCTTTCCAGTGCTTCTCCCTTGTTGCTGGTGCTGGACGATTACCACCTGGCCCAGGGGCCGGTGCTCGATCGTTGCCTGCAGTTCTTCCTCAATCATTTACCCGACGGCCTGCTGGTGCTGGTGACCAGCCGTCAGCGCCCGGACTGGCACCTGGCGCGTCTGCGCCTGTCGCGGCAGTTGCTGGAACTGCACGAGCAGGACCTGCGCCTGACCTACGACGAATCCCTGACCCTGCTCGACCGGCACAGCAGTTCGCTGCGTGGCGAGGCGCTGGAAAGTCTGATCCTGCGTAGCGAAGGCTGGGTAGCGGGCCTGCGCTTCTGGTTGTTGGCGGCCTCGGAGGCAGGCAGCAGTGGAGCCTTGCCGCAGTCGCTGAATGGCGGCGAAGGCCTGATTCGCGATTATCTGCTGGAAGAAGTCATCGATTGCCTGCCTGCCGAAGTGCAGTCGTTTCTTTATGACACGGCGCCCCAGGAGCGTTTCTGCAGCGAACTGTGCGATGCGCTGCGCGAGTCCCACGACAGTGCCGAGATCCTGCGTTACCTGTTGGCCCACCAGGTGTTCCTGGTGCCGCTGGACGAGCAGGGGCACTGGTACCGTTATCACCATCTGTTTTCCGACCTGCTGCGCACCCGGCCCACCGCCAACGCGGTATTGCCGCCGGCCAGCCTGCACTTGCGGGCCTGTCGCTGGTTCAACGCCCAGGGGCTGCTGGACGAAGCGGTGGAGCAGGCGTTGCGCGCCGGGCACCTGGATGTGGCGGCGAACCTGGTACAAAACCTGTCCGAGGAACAGTTGCTGGCGGAACAGAACGTCGGCATGTTGCTGCGCTGGAAAATGGACTTGCCCGACAGCCTGCTGATCAGCACCCCGCGGCTGATCGTGCTGTACAGCTGGGCGCTGGGGCTGGCGTGCCAGCTGGATGCCGCCGAGGAACTGGCCAGCCATTTGAGTCGCTTCCTGCCGGCCCCCTCGGCCACCGCGCAGAAATCCATGCTGGCGCAATGGCTGGCCTTGAGCGGGATTGTCGCCCGTGGGCGGGGGAATCGCGAACTGACCCTGCTGTATTGCACCGAAGCCCTGGAAACCTTGCCCCAGAAACGTTACGGGCAGCGGCTGGTGTGCCTGTCGACCCTGTCCAACCTGGCGATCGCCGATGGCGATTTGTGGCGCGCCAGGGGGCTCAACCGCGAGTCCCTGGAACTGGCGCAGCGGGTCGGCAACCCCTTGTTCGAGGCCCTGGCCCATTACGACCGGGCCCGGGTGCTGCAAGCCCGCGGTGAGATCCTGCGGGCGCTGGATGAAGTCCGCCAGGGTTTGCAGCGCTTGTATGGCCTGTCCACGCAGCGTCTGTATGCGGTACGGGCGCGGCTGACGCTGTATGAGGGTTATCTGTTGATGTTGCGCTGCCAGCCCGAGACCGGGCTGGCCCGCTTGCGGGCGGGCCTGGTCGAGGCCCGGGCCTGTCGCGATATCAGCGTGCTGATCGGCCATTGCGTGATCGCCAACCTGGAAGGGCACAACGGTGAGTTTGCCAAGGCCTTTGCCGAGCTGGCCGAGGCCGAGCGCCTGATGCACATCTGGGACGTCCCGCCGATCTACTACCTGGCGATGATCACCCTGGTCAAATGCGAGCTCTGGCTGGCCCAGGGCCGCACCGACCTGGCGCAGGCCTGGCTGGCTCGCCTGGGGCAGACCTACACCGGCGACCAAGCCGCCGCGGCGCCGGAGTTTCATCCACAGCTGCCGCTGCATATCGAGTTGCAGCAGGCCTTGCTCGACAGTATCCAGGGCGCGCCGGCCCTGGCCGAACAGCGTCTGGACAAACTGGTGGAGCATGGCCGGGAGAGCGGGCGGCAGATGCTCAATGTGATGGCGTTGAATCAGAAGGTCGCGCTGTTGCTGGCCCAGGGGCGCGACCCCGAGGCCCGGCAGGCCTTTGCCCAGGCGCTGGAAGCTGCCGTGGGCGGGGCATTGCAACCGTTCGAATGGGCAGTACGGGCGCATCCGGCCTGGGTCCGCGAGCAACTTCAGCAGGGGCCGGCGACGCCATTGCGCCAGACCTTGCTCGAACGTCTGCCGGCCGCCGTGGCGCGCGAACCTCTGGAGCAGCATCACGGCGAAGCCCTCAGCTCCCGCGAACTGGCGGTGCTGCAACTGATCGCCCAGGGCTGTTCCAACCAGGAAATCAGCGATCAGTTGTTTATCTCGCTGCACACCGTGAAGACCCACGCCAGCCATATCAACAGCAAGCTGGGGGTGGAGCGTCGCACCCAGGCCGTGGCCCGGGCCCAGGAACTGGGCTTGCTGGGTTAA
- a CDS encoding fatty acid--CoA ligase, which yields MLQTRVIPPAEGAYQYPLLIKRLLMSGTRYEKTREIVYRDKLRYSYPTLIERVARLANVLTAAGVKAGDTVAVMDWDSHRYLECMFAIPMIGAVIHTINVRLSPEQILYTMNHAEDRFVLVNSEFVGLYQAIAGQLTTVEKTLLLTDGPDKSADLPNLVGEYEQLLAAASTQYAFEDFDENSVATTFYTTGTTGNPKGVYFTHRQLVLHTMGVAVIMGSIDSVRLLGTSDVYMPITPMFHVHAWGLPYVATMLGLKQVYPGRYDPELLVELWRKEKVTFSHCVPTILQMLLNAKAAQGTDFGGWKIVIGGSALNRALYEASKAKGIQLTAAYGMSETGPLVSCAHLNEELLAGTEDERTSYRIKAGVPGPLVEAAIVDGDGNFLPADGETQGELVLRAPWLTEGYFNEPQKGAELWEGGWLHTGDVATLDGMGVIDIRDRIKDVIKTGGEWVSSLALEDLISRHPAVREVAVVGIPDPQWGERPFALLVVREGRAIEAKELKEHLKPFVEQGHLSKWAIPSQIALVTEIPKTSVGKLDKKRIRLDITEWQANNSTFLSTL from the coding sequence ATGTTGCAGACTCGCGTTATTCCGCCAGCCGAAGGCGCCTATCAATACCCGCTATTGATCAAACGGCTGCTGATGTCCGGCACCCGTTACGAGAAGACCCGTGAAATCGTTTACCGGGACAAACTGCGTTACAGCTACCCAACCCTGATCGAGCGCGTGGCCAGGCTGGCGAACGTGTTGACGGCTGCCGGGGTCAAGGCCGGGGATACCGTGGCGGTGATGGACTGGGACAGCCATCGCTACCTGGAGTGCATGTTCGCCATCCCGATGATCGGCGCGGTGATCCACACCATCAACGTGCGCCTGTCGCCGGAGCAGATCCTGTACACCATGAACCACGCCGAGGACCGCTTCGTGCTGGTCAACAGTGAGTTCGTCGGGCTCTACCAGGCAATCGCCGGGCAACTGACCACGGTAGAGAAAACCCTGCTGCTGACCGACGGCCCGGATAAGAGCGCCGACCTGCCGAACCTGGTGGGCGAATACGAGCAGCTTCTGGCGGCTGCCAGCACCCAGTACGCCTTCGAGGACTTCGACGAAAACTCGGTGGCCACCACTTTCTACACCACCGGCACCACCGGCAATCCGAAGGGCGTGTACTTCACCCACCGCCAGCTGGTGCTGCACACCATGGGCGTGGCGGTGATCATGGGCAGCATCGACAGCGTGCGCCTGCTGGGCACCAGCGATGTGTACATGCCCATTACACCGATGTTCCACGTGCATGCCTGGGGCCTGCCTTATGTGGCGACCATGCTCGGCCTCAAGCAGGTCTATCCCGGCCGTTACGACCCGGAACTGCTGGTGGAGCTGTGGCGCAAGGAAAAGGTCACCTTCTCCCATTGCGTGCCGACTATCCTGCAGATGCTGCTCAATGCCAAGGCGGCCCAGGGCACGGATTTCGGTGGCTGGAAGATCGTCATCGGCGGCAGCGCGCTCAACCGCGCACTGTATGAAGCCTCCAAGGCCAAGGGCATTCAACTGACGGCGGCCTATGGTATGTCGGAAACCGGGCCGCTGGTGTCCTGCGCCCACCTCAACGAAGAGCTGCTGGCGGGTACCGAGGATGAGCGCACCTCCTACCGGATCAAGGCCGGCGTGCCCGGGCCTCTGGTGGAGGCGGCGATTGTCGATGGCGACGGCAACTTCCTGCCGGCCGATGGCGAGACCCAGGGTGAGCTGGTGCTGCGCGCGCCCTGGCTGACCGAAGGCTATTTCAACGAGCCGCAGAAGGGCGCGGAGCTGTGGGAGGGCGGCTGGCTGCACACCGGCGACGTGGCAACCCTCGACGGCATGGGCGTGATCGATATTCGCGACCGGATCAAGGATGTGATCAAGACCGGAGGCGAGTGGGTATCGTCCCTGGCCCTGGAGGACCTGATCAGCCGCCACCCGGCGGTACGCGAAGTAGCAGTGGTGGGTATCCCCGATCCGCAATGGGGCGAGCGCCCGTTTGCCTTGCTGGTGGTCCGCGAGGGGCGTGCGATCGAGGCCAAGGAGCTCAAGGAGCATCTCAAGCCGTTTGTCGAACAGGGGCACTTGAGCAAGTGGGCGATTCCCAGCCAGATCGCCCTTGTTACTGAAATTCCCAAGACCAGTGTCGGCAAGCTCGACAAGAAGCGCATCCGCCTCGACATCACCGAATGGCAGGCCAACAACAGCACCTTTCTTTCGACGCTGTAA
- a CDS encoding sensor histidine kinase has translation MRKGLSLKWVISGSFLLLIAVVLLIYSQLLSSYSVRGLLYTASAMMEEEALYFVRHYKKDPSLPPPQNYFFSSVIGKEALPPKIRQLLDTPPTLSFGAVQVFGELDADGQDEVKAILAQPLGDGKTLYMFDVDHDHEEGGEVETPLSDAYLDHELNSVNFISLAVFVPALIIIVLLVWWLVRPLGRLAQWSTTLKDPNAVSSQRPNFRFKEFNVLADSLAQSVQQVQAASLREGRLLRYTSHELRTPLAVLKANLELLALQSGGTLPPPLQRIERSVLNMQRIAETLLWMSRERLEPLPEEAIDMVELFNELIQEHRYLIGKRDIELILDISNEPCRLPPTACRIVVGNFLRNALQYADEGSIEITFEQLQLRIVNRIRDTSQPEESSDFGYGLGLELMRQLCARLGWKIQVVTEQQRFTVTLDFTTTEPPASPQKRAEGDASEINRQPD, from the coding sequence ATGCGTAAGGGGCTGAGTCTGAAATGGGTGATCAGCGGCAGTTTCCTGCTGTTGATCGCCGTGGTGCTGCTGATCTACAGCCAACTGCTATCGAGCTACAGCGTCCGTGGCCTGCTCTATACCGCCAGCGCCATGATGGAAGAGGAAGCCCTGTACTTCGTCAGGCATTACAAGAAAGACCCGAGCCTGCCCCCACCGCAGAACTATTTCTTCAGCAGCGTTATCGGCAAGGAGGCGTTGCCGCCGAAAATTCGCCAGTTGCTGGATACGCCGCCAACCCTGTCCTTCGGTGCCGTGCAGGTGTTCGGTGAACTGGACGCCGATGGGCAGGATGAAGTCAAAGCGATCCTGGCCCAACCCCTGGGTGACGGCAAAACCCTGTATATGTTCGATGTCGACCACGACCATGAAGAAGGCGGCGAGGTCGAGACCCCGTTGTCCGATGCCTATCTCGATCACGAACTGAACAGCGTCAACTTCATCAGTCTGGCGGTATTCGTCCCGGCACTGATCATCATCGTTCTGCTGGTCTGGTGGCTGGTACGTCCTCTCGGCCGGTTGGCCCAGTGGTCCACCACCCTGAAGGATCCGAATGCGGTGTCCAGCCAACGCCCGAATTTCCGCTTCAAGGAATTCAATGTACTGGCCGACTCCCTGGCCCAGAGCGTGCAGCAGGTGCAGGCCGCCAGCCTGCGCGAGGGACGCCTGCTGCGCTACACCAGCCATGAGTTGCGCACGCCGCTGGCGGTGCTCAAGGCCAACCTGGAACTGCTGGCCCTGCAGTCCGGGGGCACGTTGCCCCCACCCCTGCAACGTATCGAACGCTCGGTACTGAACATGCAACGCATTGCCGAGACTCTGCTGTGGATGAGCCGCGAGCGCCTTGAACCCTTGCCGGAAGAAGCCATCGACATGGTCGAGTTGTTCAACGAACTGATCCAGGAGCATCGCTACCTGATCGGCAAGCGGGACATCGAACTGATCCTCGACATCAGCAACGAACCCTGTCGCCTGCCCCCGACCGCCTGCCGGATCGTGGTCGGTAACTTTCTGCGCAATGCCCTGCAATATGCCGACGAAGGCAGCATTGAAATCACCTTCGAGCAGCTGCAACTGCGCATCGTCAACCGCATCCGTGATACCAGCCAGCCGGAAGAATCCAGCGACTTCGGCTACGGCCTGGGCCTGGAACTGATGCGCCAGCTGTGCGCCAGGCTGGGCTGGAAAATCCAGGTCGTCACCGAACAGCAGCGCTTCACGGTGACCCTGGACTTCACCACCACTGAGCCTCCAGCTTCGCCCCAGAAGCGCGCCGAGGGCGATGCCAGCGAGATCAACCGACAGCCCGATTAA
- a CDS encoding response regulator transcription factor, which produces MHIHLLLVEDNLDLANTVIEYLEISGIVCDHASNGRTGLSLALDQHYDVILLDIMLPRLDGQQLCKQLREQGKQTPIMMLTSLDALPDKLASFAMGADDYLVKPFELAELVARIRALSLRRSGQASRLQVADLTMDLSTRKVSRAGQELHLSPICWTLLECLMRASPEPVGRERLEATVWGDEPPDSNTLKVHMHRLRKAVDKDFSQPLIHTISGIGVQLRPHA; this is translated from the coding sequence GTGCATATCCACCTGCTGCTGGTCGAGGACAACCTCGACCTGGCCAACACCGTCATCGAATACCTGGAGATCAGCGGGATCGTCTGCGATCACGCCAGCAATGGCCGGACCGGCCTGAGCCTGGCGCTGGACCAGCATTATGATGTGATCCTGCTGGACATCATGCTGCCGCGCCTGGACGGCCAACAGCTGTGCAAACAGCTGCGCGAACAGGGCAAACAGACACCGATCATGATGCTCACCTCGCTGGATGCCCTGCCGGACAAGCTCGCCAGCTTTGCCATGGGCGCCGACGACTATCTGGTCAAGCCCTTCGAGCTGGCCGAACTGGTGGCCAGGATCCGCGCCCTGAGCCTGCGGCGCAGCGGCCAGGCCAGCCGCCTGCAGGTGGCCGACCTGACCATGGATCTGTCCACCCGCAAGGTCAGCCGCGCCGGACAGGAACTGCACCTGTCGCCCATCTGCTGGACCTTGCTGGAGTGCCTGATGCGTGCCAGTCCCGAGCCGGTGGGTCGCGAACGTCTCGAGGCCACGGTCTGGGGCGACGAGCCACCGGACAGCAATACCCTCAAGGTGCATATGCACCGCTTGCGCAAGGCAGTGGACAAGGATTTCAGCCAACCGCTGATCCACACTATTTCCGGCATCGGCGTACAGCTGAGGCCCCATGCGTAA
- a CDS encoding methylated-DNA--[protein]-cysteine S-methyltransferase, which translates to MSCVFKLMNSPVGQLTLVARGTKLAAILWENERENRVRLGPLQPAEDHPVLLETERQLNEYFAGSRDCFELELDFVGTEFQCKVWQALLTIPFGETRSYSQIAAQVGSPKAVRAVGAANGRNPISIIAPCHRVIGASGSLTGFAGGLQAKQFLLALEGEETLQLAF; encoded by the coding sequence ATGTCCTGCGTATTCAAATTGATGAACTCGCCCGTCGGTCAACTGACCCTGGTTGCCAGAGGCACGAAGCTCGCCGCGATTCTCTGGGAGAACGAACGCGAAAACCGCGTGCGTCTCGGCCCGTTGCAGCCAGCCGAGGATCATCCGGTCTTGCTGGAAACCGAACGCCAGCTCAATGAGTACTTTGCCGGCAGCCGCGATTGCTTCGAGCTGGAACTGGACTTTGTCGGCACCGAGTTCCAGTGCAAGGTCTGGCAGGCGCTGCTGACCATTCCTTTCGGTGAAACCCGCAGCTACAGCCAGATTGCCGCGCAGGTGGGCAGTCCCAAGGCCGTGCGCGCGGTCGGCGCGGCCAACGGCCGGAACCCGATCTCGATCATTGCCCCTTGCCACCGGGTGATCGGCGCCTCGGGCAGCCTCACCGGTTTTGCCGGCGGGCTCCAGGCCAAGCAGTTCCTGCTGGCGCTGGAGGGTGAGGAAACCCTGCAGTTGGCGTTCTGA
- a CDS encoding DUF1329 domain-containing protein: MKVTKSLLQVGVLGLSLLATGVMAAVSADEAAKLGTSLTPMGAEMAGNSAGTIPAWKALPTNAGSVDSKGFLSNPYASEQPQFTITAQNVEQYKDKLAPGQYAMFKRYPETFKMPVYPSHRGATVPADVFAAIKENATKTNLVSGGNGLENFKTAIPFPIPKSGVEVIWNHITRYRGGSVTRLVTQATPQANGSFSLVYFQDQFVFRDKMKDYDPANPGNILFYFKQKVTAPARLAGGVLLVHETLDQVKEPRSAWVYNAGQRRVRRAPQVSYDGPGTAADGLRTSDNLDMYNGAPDRYDWKLEGKKEMYIASNSYKLDSPQLKYAEIIKAGHINQDLARYELRRVWHVVATLKEGQRHIYAKRDFYIDEDTWQAAVIDHYDGRGQLWRVAEAHAENYYDKQVPWYALETLYDLQSGRYLALGMKNEEKSAYDFGFTATTSDFTPAALRQDGVR; encoded by the coding sequence ATGAAAGTAACCAAGAGTCTGTTGCAGGTCGGTGTCCTCGGGCTGTCGCTGCTGGCGACCGGGGTCATGGCCGCGGTCTCGGCCGATGAAGCGGCCAAGCTGGGTACCTCCTTGACGCCGATGGGCGCGGAAATGGCCGGTAACTCCGCCGGTACCATTCCAGCCTGGAAAGCCTTGCCGACCAACGCCGGCAGTGTGGACAGCAAGGGCTTCCTGTCCAACCCGTACGCCAGCGAGCAGCCGCAGTTCACCATCACCGCGCAGAACGTCGAGCAGTACAAGGACAAGCTGGCGCCGGGGCAGTACGCGATGTTCAAGCGTTACCCGGAAACTTTCAAAATGCCGGTCTACCCGTCCCACCGCGGGGCTACGGTACCTGCTGACGTGTTCGCCGCGATCAAGGAAAACGCCACCAAGACCAACCTGGTCAGCGGCGGCAACGGCCTGGAAAACTTCAAGACCGCCATTCCGTTCCCGATTCCGAAAAGCGGTGTGGAAGTCATCTGGAACCACATCACCCGCTATCGCGGCGGCAGTGTGACCCGTCTGGTGACCCAGGCGACGCCACAGGCCAACGGCTCGTTCAGCCTGGTGTACTTCCAGGACCAGTTCGTGTTCCGCGACAAGATGAAGGACTACGATCCGGCGAACCCGGGCAACATCCTGTTCTACTTCAAGCAGAAAGTGACCGCGCCGGCGCGTCTGGCCGGTGGTGTGCTGCTGGTGCACGAAACCCTCGACCAGGTGAAGGAACCGCGTTCGGCGTGGGTCTACAACGCCGGCCAGCGCCGTGTGCGTCGCGCCCCGCAAGTGTCGTATGACGGTCCGGGTACCGCGGCCGACGGCCTGCGTACCTCCGACAACCTCGACATGTACAACGGCGCGCCGGACCGCTACGACTGGAAGCTGGAAGGCAAGAAGGAGATGTACATCGCCTCCAACAGCTACAAGCTCGACTCGCCGCAACTGAAGTACGCCGAGATCATCAAGGCCGGCCACATCAACCAGGACCTGGCTCGCTACGAGCTGCGCCGTGTCTGGCACGTGGTCGCGACCCTGAAGGAAGGTCAGCGTCATATCTACGCCAAGCGTGACTTCTACATCGATGAAGACACCTGGCAGGCCGCGGTGATCGACCACTACGACGGTCGTGGCCAGCTGTGGCGCGTGGCCGAGGCGCATGCCGAGAACTACTACGACAAGCAAGTGCCGTGGTACGCCCTGGAAACCCTCTACGACCTGCAGTCCGGCCGTTACCTGGCACTGGGCATGAAGAACGAAGAGAAATCGGCCTATGACTTCGGCTTCACCGCCACCACCAGCGACTTCACCCCGGCGGCCCTGCGCCAGGATGGCGTTCGTTAA
- a CDS encoding DUF1302 domain-containing protein, producing MTSVNQFWRRAKLPLAVSLASTLAGPAFGVSFNIGEIEGQFDSSLSLGASWSTQSPNKNLIGVNNGGHGLSQTSDDGHANFKSGETFSKIFKGIHDLELKYGDTGVFVRGKYWYDFELKDESREFKDISDSNRKEGAKSSGGQILDAFVYHNYSIAEQPGSVRLGKQVVSWGESTFIGGGINSINPIDVSAFRRPGAEIKEGLIPVNMFYVSQSLTENLSAEAFYQLEWDQTVVDNCGTFFSQPDIIADGCSDNLRVLNKRSTIPSIALGPLAAAGVDVNQEGVLVRRGPDRDARDSGQWGVSFKYMYEPLDTEFGAYFMNYHSRAPIFSATGAPQAVFDRVAALPAAFRALGPLVVAGSSEYFVEYPEDIRLYGLSFSTTLPTGTAWSGEISYRPNAPVQLNSTDILFAGVRPLGGTLANASLLDGAPGQDLHGYRRKEITQLQTTFTHFFDQVMGASRLTLVGEVGLTYVGGLESTSKVRYGRDPVYGPGELPATGSLDTCSQILNTSTINGAGAGAATNNRSRNCNDDGFTTSTSWGYRGRAIWEYNDVFAGVNLKPNVAWSHDVSGYSPGPGGNFEEGRKAISLGVDAEYQNTYTASLAYTNFFDGKYTTVDDRDFVALSFGVNF from the coding sequence ATGACATCAGTAAACCAGTTCTGGCGCCGGGCGAAACTGCCTCTGGCCGTCAGTCTCGCCTCTACGCTCGCCGGACCTGCCTTCGGCGTCAGTTTCAACATCGGTGAAATCGAAGGTCAGTTCGACTCTTCTCTATCGCTGGGTGCGAGCTGGTCTACCCAGAGCCCCAACAAGAATCTGATTGGTGTCAACAACGGCGGTCATGGCCTGTCCCAGACCTCCGACGATGGCCACGCTAACTTCAAGAGCGGCGAAACCTTCTCCAAGATCTTCAAGGGCATCCATGACCTTGAACTGAAATACGGCGACACCGGGGTCTTCGTCCGCGGCAAATACTGGTATGACTTCGAGCTCAAGGACGAAAGCCGCGAGTTCAAGGACATCAGCGACAGCAACCGCAAGGAAGGCGCCAAGTCCTCCGGCGGGCAGATCCTCGACGCCTTCGTCTACCACAACTACTCGATCGCCGAGCAGCCGGGTTCCGTGCGTCTGGGCAAGCAAGTCGTGAGCTGGGGTGAAAGTACCTTCATTGGCGGCGGCATCAACTCGATCAACCCGATCGACGTGTCCGCTTTCCGCCGTCCTGGTGCGGAGATCAAGGAAGGTCTGATCCCGGTCAACATGTTCTACGTCTCCCAGAGCTTGACCGAGAACCTCTCGGCCGAAGCCTTCTATCAGCTGGAATGGGACCAGACCGTCGTCGACAACTGCGGCACCTTCTTCTCCCAGCCGGACATCATCGCCGACGGTTGCAGCGACAACCTGCGGGTGCTGAACAAACGCTCGACCATTCCATCGATTGCCCTGGGGCCACTGGCCGCCGCGGGCGTCGACGTCAACCAGGAAGGCGTGCTGGTACGTCGTGGCCCGGACCGCGATGCACGGGACAGCGGGCAGTGGGGCGTGTCCTTCAAGTACATGTACGAGCCGCTCGACACCGAGTTCGGCGCGTACTTCATGAACTACCACAGCCGTGCGCCGATCTTCAGCGCCACCGGTGCTCCGCAGGCGGTCTTCGACCGTGTCGCGGCCTTGCCAGCGGCGTTCCGCGCCCTGGGCCCACTGGTAGTGGCAGGCAGCTCCGAGTACTTCGTCGAGTACCCTGAGGACATCCGCCTCTACGGCCTGAGCTTCTCCACCACCTTGCCTACCGGTACCGCGTGGAGCGGTGAGATCAGCTATCGCCCGAACGCTCCGGTGCAGTTGAACTCCACCGATATCCTGTTCGCCGGTGTTCGCCCACTGGGCGGCACCCTGGCCAATGCATCGCTGCTCGACGGCGCTCCGGGTCAGGACCTGCATGGCTATCGCCGTAAAGAGATCACCCAGCTGCAGACCACCTTCACCCACTTCTTCGATCAGGTCATGGGCGCCAGCCGCCTGACCCTGGTCGGTGAAGTCGGCCTGACCTACGTGGGCGGCCTGGAAAGCACCTCCAAGGTTCGTTACGGCCGCGATCCGGTTTATGGCCCGGGCGAACTGCCTGCCACCGGCAGCCTGGACACCTGCTCGCAGATCCTCAACACCAGCACCATCAACGGCGCGGGGGCGGGCGCGGCGACCAACAATCGCAGCCGCAACTGTAACGACGACGGCTTCACCACCTCGACTTCCTGGGGTTATCGCGGTCGTGCCATCTGGGAATACAACGACGTGTTCGCCGGTGTGAACCTCAAGCCGAACGTGGCATGGTCCCATGACGTCAGCGGTTACTCGCCTGGCCCTGGCGGCAACTTCGAGGAAGGTCGCAAGGCCATCAGCCTGGGCGTGGATGCCGAGTACCAGAACACCTACACCGCGAGCCTGGCGTACACCAACTTCTTCGACGGCAAGTACACCACCGTGGATGACCGTGACTTCGTGGCCCTCAGTTTCGGCGTGAACTTCTAA